The genome window CGTTAAGCCTTCAAACAGTGAAAAATCAACAAACGGGAATAGTATGACAATTCCGACTGCTGTTTGGATGAATGTTAATGCGTAGGAGCTAAGTTTTGTGATGGTTTTACTTGTTAGCATCGTAAACGCGTAAAATAACGCAGACAGTAACGCCCAAATAAAGCCTGATTTCATAAATTCAGAGAGTGACAAAAAATTATTTAAGCCGATAATGAACATACTGCCAATAAAACAAGTTAATGTTGCTAGCAATGCTTGGATAGTCATCTTTTCTTTTAAAAACAATGCGCCAAAAATTAATACGAATATTGGTGCTAAATTATAGATAGAAATGGCAATAGAAATCGACATTTCTTCAAAGGCTTTAAATAAAAATACCCAGTTTAAGACGATAAAAACACCACAAATAAGTGTACGTACTATTTCTTTTTTATCCCATTTCTCCGTTTTATGACCACTTGTAACGAGCCACATCCCTCCTAGAAAGAGGGTAGCGCAAATACATCTGACAAAAACTAGCTCGGTAGCAGGAACGCCAGTATGAACGGTAAAAAATCCAATGGAGCCAAAAAGGGCCATTGAAACAGTTAGTTTTATAATTGCTGAAATGTTCATACAAAACCTTCTTTCCTTTATAATGTTTGACGCTTGTGAAAATAGAAGAGAATTAACGTTTTTCCGCTCCGTTATCAAAGTTCTTTGGCCAGGTAGAGGTCAGAACTGCTCGGCTAGGAGTAGAATCTGCCCTAGCTCCTCTACAAATCTTTCAATCCCAAAGTGCAAAAAATAAGCAAAGAAAGCCGACAGCGTATG of Lysinibacillus agricola contains these proteins:
- a CDS encoding DMT family transporter, whose product is MNISAIIKLTVSMALFGSIGFFTVHTGVPATELVFVRCICATLFLGGMWLVTSGHKTEKWDKKEIVRTLICGVFIVLNWVFLFKAFEEMSISIAISIYNLAPIFVLIFGALFLKEKMTIQALLATLTCFIGSMFIIGLNNFLSLSEFMKSGFIWALLSALFYAFTMLTSKTITKLSSYALTFIQTAVGIVILFPFVDFSLFEGLTTTNWLYILGTGFIHTGFVYYLFFDSIRSLSTILVSVLVFIDPVVAILLDMLLLDFMPSFMQTVGIALIFGGIFYTIYVPKKRRLSQV